The sequence gaacTGCTCTGACCCTTAGCAGCTacaaaattgttccaaaaatcttTTGCTTCTGGCTATATACTACATAAATGCGTAGAATTTAACGCAAAATTATTCCATTTTCGCAATCCTGTatatttcagctgaaaatgcgAGTTCCCATTATCTACCGTAAGCCTGGGGCCTGCTTTCCAATTGTGAATAATAACATCCGCGTCTATGCTTATGAAATTGACCATCTAGGggtaaaactattttttaaactattcaTTAAACTTATGAACTTTACAGAAAGTCATTCGTGCTTCAATCATGACAATCCATTACAAGGCGCCGCTCTGTGAACTTCGCGACAAGTACGCAGCCAAGTACAACATCTTTCCACATGAGATTGAGTAAGTTAAACAGGCTTTATAATTATTTAGGAATTTAAAATCTTACCAAAGAACCATGCTATTCATTTTGTAAAaggaaacttcaaatttcaaatttaataatgCTCCCCTCTCGTTATaaaatgaatacaaaaaatctgTCTAAAATAAACCTAATGCTCAAATACTATCTCATTCAATTTTGTTATCTAATCAagtattgaataaaaaaatctaaatagcCTGTATCTCATACACTTTAGCGTAACAATCTTCAAAATCCTTTCACTTTCAGTATGTTCTATGACGACAAAGAAGTATTTGATGACGACACTTGCAGCGAGATTGGCATCGAACATGAACAAATTATTCGGGTTAGAAAATACAAATATGAGTCTGTGCTGGGTTCACAAATCGAATTTCAGATGCACGTTACCATCGACACGCTTTTCACAAAGAACCGAGATGGTGAATCTTTCTGAGCAGTTATTATGAAGTTGCgattcatcaaaatttgagtAATTTATATGCAATTATCtgtatttcaatgaaaattttaaattttattctattGAAACTCAAtaacttttggcaatttggAAATAATTGTCGCAGTCCTTAAGCATATcatacttgaaaattaaaatttacaacatatttatttcagtaatgaaacttcttatCGACCCCTGCTCAATCttagaatacaatttttttttcttacaattttcatttttatcttcatat comes from Caenorhabditis elegans chromosome X and encodes:
- the T04F8.3 gene encoding Rad60/SUMO-like domain-containing protein (Confirmed by transcript evidence), producing MRVPIIYRKPGACFPIVNNNIRVYAYEIDHLGKVIRASIMTIHYKAPLCELRDKYAAKYNIFPHEIDMFYDDKEVFDDDTCSEIGIEHEQIIRMHVTIDTLFTKNRDGESF